From the Roseibium salinum genome, one window contains:
- a CDS encoding CobW family GTP-binding protein, with protein MASETPAPATGRRKGPKPPIPLSVLTGFLGSGKTTLLNRLLKDPAMANTAVIINEFGEIGLDHLFVEQAGDGIVELSSGCLCCTIRGDLVTTLENLLRRLDNGRMERLDRVVIETTGLADPAPILHTVMLHPYLVMRYRLESVITLVDAVNGLSTLEEHEEARKQSAVADRLVFTKTDLLTTEADRSAFEQLKQKLDALNPAARRLDVQAGEAVAERLFNAGLYNPDTKIPDVAAWLNAEAYEGAGHDHGHHHHGEAHTHGHEHGHDVNRHSESIRAFTLSTDRPVPASALEMFLDLLRSAHGPKLLRVKGIVQLAEDPDRPVVIHGVQHVFHPPATLEAWPDDDRRTRMVFITKDLPEGFVRKMFEAFSGALLPDTPDHKAMTDNPLAISGFTGPVR; from the coding sequence ATGGCATCCGAAACACCGGCACCTGCAACGGGCCGCCGGAAGGGACCCAAACCCCCTATTCCCCTGTCTGTCCTGACCGGATTTCTCGGATCGGGAAAAACGACGCTGCTCAACCGGCTCTTGAAGGATCCGGCCATGGCGAACACCGCCGTCATCATCAACGAATTCGGCGAGATCGGGCTGGATCACCTGTTCGTGGAACAGGCCGGCGACGGTATCGTCGAGCTGTCGTCCGGCTGCCTGTGCTGCACCATCCGGGGCGACCTGGTCACGACGCTGGAAAACCTGTTGCGCCGCCTGGACAATGGCCGCATGGAGCGGCTGGACCGGGTGGTGATCGAGACGACCGGTCTTGCGGATCCCGCACCCATCCTGCACACGGTGATGCTGCATCCCTATCTGGTCATGCGCTACCGGCTGGAAAGCGTCATCACTCTCGTCGATGCGGTGAACGGTCTCTCGACACTGGAAGAGCACGAAGAAGCGCGCAAGCAGTCCGCTGTTGCGGACCGGCTGGTCTTCACCAAGACCGATCTTCTGACCACGGAAGCCGACCGGTCAGCCTTCGAGCAACTGAAACAGAAGCTGGATGCGCTGAACCCGGCCGCCAGGCGGCTGGACGTTCAGGCGGGAGAGGCGGTTGCGGAGAGGCTCTTCAATGCCGGCCTCTATAATCCCGACACCAAGATCCCGGACGTGGCGGCGTGGCTGAATGCGGAAGCCTATGAGGGAGCCGGGCACGACCATGGTCACCATCACCACGGCGAAGCGCATACGCACGGCCACGAGCATGGGCACGATGTGAATAGGCACAGCGAGTCGATCAGGGCCTTCACCCTGTCGACGGATCGGCCGGTGCCGGCCTCCGCGCTGGAAATGTTCCTGGACCTGCTGCGGTCGGCCCACGGGCCGAAGCTGCTCAGGGTCAAGGGGATCGTGCAGCTGGCCGAGGATCCCGACCGCCCGGTGGTCATCCATGGCGTACAGCACGTGTTCCATCCGCCGGCCACCCTGGAAGCCTGGCCGGACGACGACCGGCGCACGCGCATGGTGTTCATCACCAAGGATCTGCCGGAAGGGTTCGTGCGCAAGATGTTCGAGGCCTTTTCAGGCGCGCTTTTGCCCGACACGCCGGATCACAAGGCCATGACGGACAATCCGCTGGCGATCTCCGGCTTCACCGGCCCGGTCCGCTGA
- a CDS encoding urease accessory protein UreF, whose product MTDAVCLPALYRLLTFVSPAFPIGAFTYSHGLEQVIDEGGVACAADLSAWLEDILRFGAGRGDAILLKETWRAALAGSRETVEELRDLGLALQPSKERHLESSAQGTAFFNAVAKSWTPPGETAAGALFRSFAEGDREPWPYPVALGLVAAAHAIPEKAAVTAFLHAFTANIISVAVRAVPLGQSDGQGVLAGLEPVVFDVADEAVASGLDDLGTSTFLADIASMAHETQYSRLFRS is encoded by the coding sequence ATGACTGACGCCGTTTGCCTGCCTGCTCTCTACCGGCTTCTGACCTTTGTCTCGCCGGCCTTTCCCATCGGCGCCTTCACCTATAGCCATGGTCTGGAGCAGGTGATCGACGAGGGCGGCGTGGCGTGTGCCGCCGACCTGTCCGCTTGGCTGGAAGACATCCTGCGCTTCGGTGCTGGGCGCGGCGATGCGATCCTGCTCAAGGAGACCTGGCGCGCCGCTCTTGCCGGTAGCCGGGAGACGGTGGAAGAACTGCGCGACCTCGGCCTTGCCCTGCAGCCGTCGAAAGAACGGCACCTGGAATCGAGCGCCCAGGGCACCGCATTTTTCAACGCCGTCGCAAAGAGCTGGACGCCGCCGGGCGAGACCGCGGCAGGAGCCTTGTTCCGCTCCTTCGCGGAAGGCGACCGGGAGCCGTGGCCCTATCCCGTTGCCCTGGGGCTGGTTGCCGCCGCACACGCCATTCCCGAGAAGGCTGCCGTGACCGCTTTCCTGCACGCCTTTACGGCCAACATCATCTCGGTTGCCGTCCGGGCCGTTCCCCTTGGCCAGAGCGACGGCCAGGGCGTGCTCGCCGGTCTCGAGCCGGTCGTCTTCGACGTGGCCGACGAGGCAGTCGCCTCCGGCCTCGACGATCTCGGCACCTCCACCTTTCTCGCAGATATCGCCTCCATGGCACACGAAACCCAGTATTCGAGGCTTTTCCGGTCATGA
- a CDS encoding lysozyme inhibitor LprI family protein translates to MLKPVHVTAIAAGLVALVPLNAPARAQENIDCGYPLNNSERTYCAEKALGEAEADMKAAYERLYEKLVEMDDELPEHLKGSPNALEEAQEAWKAFSDKDCAAYSFPFRGGTRGEELYRNCLIVLTIKRAEDLKATVDDYGN, encoded by the coding sequence ATGCTGAAACCGGTCCACGTCACCGCGATTGCGGCAGGCCTCGTGGCACTCGTGCCGTTGAACGCGCCGGCGCGCGCGCAGGAAAACATCGACTGCGGCTATCCGCTCAACAACAGCGAGCGCACCTATTGTGCCGAAAAGGCCCTGGGCGAAGCCGAGGCGGACATGAAGGCGGCATACGAGCGCCTTTATGAAAAGCTGGTGGAAATGGATGACGAACTGCCCGAACACCTGAAAGGCAGCCCCAACGCCCTGGAAGAAGCACAGGAAGCCTGGAAGGCCTTCAGCGACAAGGACTGCGCTGCCTACAGCTTTCCGTTCCGCGGCGGCACGCGCGGCGAGGAACTCTACCGGAACTGCCTGATCGTTCTCACCATCAAGCGCGCCGAAGACCTTAAGGCCACTGTCGACGACTATGGCAACTGA
- a CDS encoding lysozyme inhibitor LprI family protein produces MPLTTAALLPAGLFLIALALAAGGARAQETADCSDAVTQVEMTGCAEQDWQNADAELNIAYKAAMAKMQEIDGYLDDNLIGAAETLREAQRAWIPYRDKTCEAYGFLARGGSLESQLVYGCLADLTRQRTGELNDLTGGLGN; encoded by the coding sequence TTGCCGCTCACTACGGCTGCGCTTCTTCCGGCCGGGCTTTTCCTGATTGCGCTTGCGCTGGCAGCAGGAGGCGCACGCGCGCAGGAAACTGCCGACTGCAGTGACGCCGTCACGCAGGTGGAAATGACCGGTTGCGCCGAACAGGACTGGCAGAATGCCGATGCGGAGCTGAACATCGCCTATAAGGCCGCAATGGCCAAAATGCAGGAAATCGACGGCTATCTCGACGACAACCTGATAGGCGCTGCGGAGACCCTGCGGGAGGCCCAGCGCGCCTGGATCCCTTACCGGGACAAGACCTGCGAGGCCTACGGGTTCCTGGCCCGGGGCGGCAGCCTGGAATCGCAGCTTGTCTATGGCTGCCTTGCCGACCTGACCCGGCAACGCACCGGGGAGCTGAATGATCTCACCGGGGGGCTGGGAAACTGA
- a CDS encoding urease subunit beta, whose product MIPGEVFPAEGEIELNAGLETVTLDVSNTGDRPIQVGSHYHFAETNGGLAFDRDKARGMRLDIPAGTAVRFEPGQTRSVTLVAYGGGRTVYGFNQKVMGTL is encoded by the coding sequence ATGATTCCCGGAGAAGTTTTCCCGGCAGAAGGCGAGATCGAGCTGAATGCGGGGCTCGAGACGGTAACGCTGGACGTTTCCAATACTGGAGACCGGCCGATCCAGGTCGGCAGCCACTACCATTTTGCCGAGACCAACGGCGGCCTTGCCTTCGACCGGGACAAGGCAAGAGGCATGCGGCTCGACATTCCGGCCGGCACGGCGGTGCGCTTCGAACCGGGGCAGACCCGGTCCGTAACGCTGGTGGCCTACGGCGGCGGCCGGACGGTTTACGGGTTCAATCAGAAAGTCATGGGGACGCTTTGA
- the ureC gene encoding urease subunit alpha, with product MAFKMSRAAYADMFGPTTGDRVRLADTDLIIEVEKDFTTYGEEVKFGGGKVIRDGMGQSQAPRSAGAVDTVITNVLIVDHWGIVKADVGLRDGRIAGIGKAGNPDVQPGVDIIVGPGTEAIAGEGKILTAGALDVHIHFICPQQIDDALMSGVTTMLGGGTGPATGTNATTCTPGPWHITRMLQSADSFPMNLAFAGKGNASLPVALEEQILAGAAALKLHEDWGTTPAAIDNCLSVADEYDVQVMIHTDTLNESGFVENTTAAFKNRTIHAFHTEGAGGGHAPDIIKVCGETNVIPSSTNPTRPYTVNTLEEHLDMLMVCHHLDSSIPEDVAFAESRIRKETIAAEDILHDMGAFSIIASDSQAMGRVGEVIIRTLQTAHKMKVQRGRLSEESGENDNFRVKRYMAKITINPAIAHGLDEHIGSVEVGKLADLVLWDPKFFGVKPDMILKLGTIAAAPMGDPNASIPTPQPVHYRPMFGAFGKAMTASRVTFVSKAAYEAGVKDTAGLDSVVLPVRNTRSGISKKSMVLNDATPKIDVHPETYEVRANGELLTCEPADVLPMAQRYFLF from the coding sequence ATGGCTTTCAAGATGTCCCGCGCCGCCTATGCGGACATGTTCGGACCGACCACCGGCGACAGGGTGCGCCTGGCCGACACCGACCTCATCATCGAAGTGGAAAAGGACTTCACCACCTATGGCGAGGAGGTGAAGTTCGGCGGCGGCAAGGTGATCCGCGACGGCATGGGTCAGTCCCAGGCGCCGCGCTCGGCCGGAGCGGTGGACACGGTGATCACCAACGTGCTGATTGTCGACCACTGGGGCATCGTCAAGGCTGATGTCGGCCTGAGGGACGGCCGCATCGCCGGCATCGGCAAGGCGGGCAATCCGGACGTCCAACCCGGCGTCGACATCATCGTCGGACCCGGAACGGAAGCGATTGCCGGAGAAGGTAAGATCCTGACCGCCGGCGCGCTGGACGTCCATATCCACTTCATCTGCCCGCAGCAGATCGACGACGCGCTGATGTCGGGGGTCACCACCATGCTCGGCGGCGGCACGGGCCCGGCGACCGGCACCAACGCGACGACCTGCACGCCCGGCCCCTGGCACATCACCCGCATGCTGCAATCGGCGGACAGCTTCCCGATGAACCTTGCCTTTGCCGGCAAGGGCAATGCGTCCCTTCCGGTCGCGCTCGAAGAGCAGATCCTGGCGGGAGCCGCCGCGCTGAAGCTGCATGAAGACTGGGGCACCACCCCGGCCGCCATCGACAATTGCCTCTCGGTTGCCGACGAGTACGACGTCCAGGTGATGATCCACACGGACACGCTGAACGAATCCGGCTTTGTCGAGAACACCACGGCCGCCTTCAAGAACCGCACCATCCACGCCTTCCACACGGAGGGGGCGGGCGGCGGCCATGCGCCCGATATCATCAAGGTCTGCGGCGAGACCAACGTGATCCCGTCCTCGACCAATCCGACACGGCCCTACACGGTCAACACCCTGGAAGAGCATCTCGACATGCTCATGGTCTGCCACCACCTGGACAGCTCCATTCCCGAAGACGTCGCCTTTGCCGAAAGCCGCATCCGGAAGGAAACCATCGCGGCGGAGGACATTCTCCACGACATGGGCGCCTTCTCGATCATCGCCTCCGACAGCCAGGCCATGGGCCGGGTCGGCGAGGTGATCATCCGCACATTGCAGACCGCCCACAAGATGAAGGTCCAGCGCGGCCGTCTTTCGGAGGAAAGCGGCGAGAACGACAATTTCCGCGTCAAGCGCTACATGGCCAAGATCACCATCAACCCGGCCATCGCGCACGGCCTGGACGAACATATCGGCTCGGTCGAGGTCGGCAAGCTGGCGGACCTGGTGCTCTGGGATCCGAAGTTCTTCGGAGTGAAACCGGACATGATCCTGAAACTCGGCACGATCGCCGCAGCCCCCATGGGCGACCCGAACGCCTCCATTCCGACCCCGCAGCCGGTCCACTACCGGCCGATGTTCGGCGCCTTCGGCAAGGCCATGACGGCGAGCCGCGTCACCTTCGTCTCGAAGGCGGCTTATGAAGCCGGCGTCAAGGACACGGCGGGCCTCGACAGTGTGGTCCTGCCGGTGAGGAACACCCGGAGCGGCATTTCGAAGAAATCAATGGTCCTCAACGACGCGACGCCGAAGATCGACGTGCATCCGGAAACCTATGAGGTGCGCGCCAACGGGGAGCTGCTCACCTGCGAGCCGGCAGATGTCCTGCCGATGGCCCAGCGCTATTTCCTGTTCTGA
- the tesB gene encoding acyl-CoA thioesterase II: protein MNTAIDNLLEILDLEPLERNLFRGRSPQVGWQRVFGGQVIGQALVAASRTVVEDRHVHSLHGYFLRPGDPAVPIIYEVDRIRDGGSFTTRRVVAIQHGEAIFSMAASFQIREEGLEHQCEMPDVPAADDLPSEQELKERFLSVAPENVRRYWERERPIEMRPVDMTHYFSSKPLPPQQYVWVRATGPLPEDERMHQCVLAYASDMTLLDTSLFPHGTSVFSPKIQAASLDHAMWFHRPFRADEWLLYATDSTSSSGARGMNRGSLFTKDGRLIASTAQEGLIRVRNKD from the coding sequence ATGAACACGGCCATTGATAATCTTCTTGAAATTCTCGACCTGGAGCCGCTGGAACGCAATCTGTTCCGTGGCCGCAGCCCGCAGGTCGGCTGGCAGAGGGTGTTCGGCGGCCAGGTGATCGGCCAGGCGCTGGTCGCCGCCTCGCGCACCGTGGTCGAGGACCGGCATGTCCACTCGCTCCACGGCTATTTCCTGCGGCCCGGTGACCCGGCCGTGCCGATCATCTATGAGGTCGACCGGATCCGGGACGGCGGCAGCTTCACCACGCGGCGCGTCGTCGCAATCCAGCACGGCGAAGCCATATTCTCCATGGCCGCCTCTTTCCAGATCCGCGAGGAGGGGCTGGAGCACCAGTGCGAGATGCCGGACGTGCCGGCCGCCGACGACCTGCCGAGCGAACAGGAGCTGAAGGAAAGGTTCCTGTCCGTGGCGCCGGAAAACGTCCGCCGCTACTGGGAGCGGGAACGGCCGATCGAGATGCGCCCGGTCGACATGACCCATTATTTCAGCAGCAAGCCCCTGCCGCCGCAGCAATATGTCTGGGTGCGCGCGACGGGGCCGCTGCCGGAGGATGAGCGCATGCACCAGTGCGTTCTGGCCTATGCCTCCGACATGACCCTGCTGGACACGTCGCTGTTTCCCCACGGCACCTCGGTGTTCAGCCCGAAGATCCAGGCCGCCAGCCTCGACCACGCCATGTGGTTCCACCGCCCGTTCCGCGCGGATGAGTGGCTGCTCTACGCAACCGACAGCACCTCATCCTCCGGCGCGCGCGGCATGAACCGGGGATCGCTGTTCACGAAGGACGGCCGGCTGATCGCCTCCACCGCGCAGGAAGGCCTGATCCGGGTGCGCAACAAGGATTGA
- a CDS encoding ubiquinone biosynthesis hydroxylase, protein MAKKDGSAEMFDVVIAGGGYVGLSLAVALKQGDKGLRCAVVDPKPMDQLYKDPRASAIAAAASRMLTQLGIWQQIAGEAQPINEMIVTDSKLRDAVRPVFLTFGGETTEGEPFAHMMPNGVMMPALYKAAKKLGVSFFAPGIAETFRTHADHVELSLDGGPVLKARLLVAADGVRSRLRDLAGIRTVNWDYGQSGIVATVKHERPHNGRAEEHFLPAGPFAILPLPGNRSSLVWTEKTSDAERLVRADEFTFELELERRFGHHLGALELDGPRRAYPLGLKLARDFVKPRFALIGDAAHGIHPIAGQGLNLGFKDVAALAEVLIDARRLGQDIGSFDVLERYQRWRRFDTFQMGVVTDVLNRLFSNDSDVLRAVRDFGLGLVDRMPGLKSRFIKEAAGFAGPVPKLLSGEPI, encoded by the coding sequence ATGGCAAAGAAAGACGGCTCCGCTGAAATGTTCGACGTCGTGATTGCCGGCGGCGGTTACGTGGGGCTTTCGCTGGCCGTTGCGCTCAAACAGGGCGATAAAGGCCTCAGATGCGCCGTTGTCGACCCCAAGCCTATGGATCAGCTCTACAAGGACCCGCGGGCCTCGGCCATCGCTGCGGCAGCGTCCAGGATGCTGACGCAACTCGGCATCTGGCAGCAGATCGCCGGCGAGGCCCAGCCGATCAACGAAATGATCGTCACCGACAGCAAGCTGCGCGACGCCGTGCGCCCTGTCTTCCTGACCTTTGGCGGCGAGACGACCGAGGGCGAGCCGTTCGCTCACATGATGCCCAACGGCGTGATGATGCCTGCGCTTTACAAGGCGGCAAAAAAGCTGGGCGTGTCCTTCTTCGCGCCGGGAATCGCCGAAACCTTCCGCACCCATGCCGATCACGTCGAACTGTCGCTCGACGGCGGTCCGGTTCTCAAGGCGAGGCTGCTGGTGGCCGCCGACGGGGTGCGTTCCAGGCTGCGGGATCTTGCCGGAATCCGCACCGTGAACTGGGATTACGGGCAGTCGGGCATCGTCGCGACGGTCAAGCATGAGCGCCCGCATAACGGCCGGGCGGAGGAGCATTTCCTGCCCGCCGGACCTTTCGCGATCCTGCCACTGCCCGGCAACCGTTCCTCGCTGGTCTGGACCGAAAAGACCAGTGACGCCGAGCGGCTGGTGCGCGCCGACGAGTTCACCTTCGAGCTGGAACTGGAGCGCCGGTTCGGCCATCACCTGGGCGCGCTGGAACTGGACGGGCCGCGCCGGGCCTATCCCCTCGGGTTGAAGCTTGCCCGGGACTTCGTAAAGCCGCGTTTCGCGCTGATCGGCGATGCCGCCCACGGCATCCATCCGATTGCCGGACAGGGCCTCAATCTGGGTTTCAAGGATGTCGCCGCGCTTGCGGAGGTGCTGATCGATGCGCGCCGTCTCGGGCAGGACATCGGCAGTTTCGACGTTCTGGAACGCTATCAGCGCTGGCGCCGGTTCGACACGTTCCAGATGGGCGTGGTGACCGACGTGCTCAACCGGCTGTTTTCGAACGACAGCGATGTCCTGCGTGCCGTCCGGGATTTCGGTCTTGGCCTGGTGGACAGGATGCCTGGCCTGAAGAGCCGTTTCATCAAGGAAGCGGCCGGCTTTGCTGGGCCCGTGCCGAAACTGCTATCGGGGGAACCGATCTGA
- a CDS encoding urease accessory protein UreE has protein sequence MHLRHGDGLELEDGRFVEVLAEPEDLVEIEADDAGHLVRIAWHLGNRHLPTQLMGATLRIRRDHVIEDMVARLGGRLTPVSAPFDPEGGAYGHGQTHGHDHAHGHHHEHGHSHSHGHSHD, from the coding sequence GTGCATCTCCGCCATGGCGACGGGCTGGAGCTGGAGGACGGCCGGTTCGTCGAAGTGCTGGCGGAGCCGGAGGACCTGGTCGAGATCGAAGCGGATGATGCGGGCCATCTGGTCCGGATCGCCTGGCATCTCGGCAACCGGCACCTGCCGACGCAGTTGATGGGCGCGACGTTGAGGATCCGCCGAGACCATGTGATCGAGGACATGGTCGCCCGGCTCGGCGGACGGCTGACGCCGGTCTCCGCGCCCTTTGATCCGGAGGGCGGCGCTTATGGTCACGGGCAGACCCATGGTCATGATCACGCCCATGGACACCATCATGAGCACGGGCACAGCCATTCTCACGGGCACAGCCATGACTGA
- a CDS encoding D-alanyl-D-alanine carboxypeptidase family protein, whose protein sequence is MFASPFGRLTSICLATIVLLSCLASSPARADIGAYILVDAGTGAVLEQENATRKWYPASLTKMMTAYVTFKAIREGRASFKSAVVQSQNSISEPPSKMGFKVGTRFTVDAALKIILVKSANDVAVALGEAIAGSEAGFIAMMNAEARRLGMTNTSFTNPHGLPDNGQVTTARDMAILAMALRQDFPESEAYYNHPGIRLGKKTLRSANREFLLRVPGANGMKTGYICNSGYNVAASVTRRGRTLIAVVLGAGSGLERTAFARELFDEGFRKGGGGRKITSLSGSSGNPPANGYCRRNNSPGAKGYMARFDMENKSRGGFLFFAGGGDKNDDDIDESGFTLSNGKPDWAKILDRTLGPRRVAYRPLEVSLGNPTASPAANGSAPALEVAIPAGAVPTPVANPLRLAEIEIRAKLQESAATDAVGAGSQGTAVPAAAADLSTMSPGSIFRQGMDFSVPVPPPSPRK, encoded by the coding sequence GTGTTCGCAAGCCCATTTGGCCGCCTGACATCCATCTGCCTGGCCACCATCGTTCTCCTGTCGTGCCTGGCGTCGAGCCCGGCGCGGGCGGATATCGGCGCCTATATTCTTGTCGATGCAGGGACCGGCGCGGTGCTCGAGCAGGAAAACGCCACCCGCAAATGGTATCCGGCTTCGCTGACCAAGATGATGACCGCCTATGTAACCTTCAAGGCGATCCGGGAAGGCCGGGCATCGTTCAAGTCCGCGGTGGTTCAATCGCAGAACTCCATCTCCGAACCGCCGAGCAAGATGGGGTTCAAGGTCGGAACGCGCTTTACCGTCGATGCGGCCCTGAAGATCATCCTGGTCAAGTCGGCCAATGACGTCGCCGTGGCGCTTGGCGAGGCGATTGCCGGTTCGGAAGCCGGTTTCATCGCCATGATGAATGCCGAAGCCCGGCGGCTCGGCATGACCAATACATCCTTCACCAATCCGCACGGCCTGCCGGACAACGGTCAGGTGACCACGGCCCGCGACATGGCCATCCTGGCAATGGCACTGCGGCAGGACTTCCCCGAATCGGAAGCCTATTACAATCATCCCGGCATTCGCTTGGGCAAGAAGACCCTGCGGTCGGCGAATCGGGAATTCCTGCTTCGGGTCCCCGGCGCGAATGGCATGAAGACCGGCTATATCTGCAATTCCGGTTACAACGTCGCTGCCTCCGTGACCCGGCGCGGCCGGACGCTGATTGCCGTTGTTCTGGGCGCCGGCTCGGGTCTGGAACGTACTGCCTTCGCGCGGGAGCTGTTCGATGAAGGCTTCCGGAAAGGCGGCGGCGGACGGAAAATCACCAGCCTTTCCGGCTCATCCGGCAATCCGCCCGCCAACGGGTATTGCAGGCGCAACAACAGTCCGGGCGCGAAGGGCTACATGGCCCGGTTCGATATGGAAAACAAAAGCCGCGGCGGTTTTCTTTTCTTCGCCGGCGGAGGCGACAAGAACGATGACGACATCGATGAGAGCGGTTTCACACTCTCAAACGGCAAACCGGACTGGGCCAAGATCCTCGACCGGACCCTCGGCCCGCGCCGCGTTGCCTACCGGCCGCTGGAAGTGAGCCTCGGCAACCCGACTGCCTCGCCGGCCGCAAATGGATCCGCGCCCGCGCTCGAGGTGGCCATTCCGGCGGGAGCCGTGCCCACGCCGGTCGCCAATCCCCTGCGCCTCGCGGAGATTGAAATTCGCGCGAAACTGCAGGAAAGCGCTGCCACGGACGCAGTCGGCGCCGGTTCGCAGGGAACAGCGGTGCCCGCTGCGGCGGCCGATCTGTCCACGATGTCGCCGGGGTCGATCTTCCGACAGGGGATGGATTTCTCCGTGCCGGTTCCGCCTCCAAGCCCGCGCAAGTAA
- a CDS encoding urease accessory protein UreD has product MQRVNGVARVRFALSRGETRLADLYQSGSAKIRLPKVYDTPRTAVLINTAGGLTGGDRLALDVAVDDGAHAIVTSQTAERAYRSSGGSAKVTGHFTVGADATLEWLPQETILFDASSLARRIDAELGANARLLMLESIVLGRKAMGERIGTVFFRDSWRVRRGGKLVFADDIRFDGDPADFLNGRATGGQALAVATLADCAPDAQDRLARARSLLENLPAETTRGAASSWNGVLVARFVSSDSRDLRNALISFLTRYRSADLPRVWHC; this is encoded by the coding sequence ATGCAACGCGTCAACGGCGTTGCACGTGTGCGCTTTGCCCTGTCCCGGGGAGAAACACGCCTTGCCGACCTTTACCAGAGCGGATCCGCGAAAATCCGGCTGCCCAAGGTCTATGATACGCCCCGAACCGCCGTGCTGATCAACACCGCCGGCGGACTGACCGGCGGCGACCGGCTGGCGCTCGATGTCGCCGTCGATGATGGCGCACACGCAATTGTGACCAGCCAGACCGCCGAGCGCGCCTATCGCAGCTCCGGTGGCTCGGCAAAAGTGACAGGGCATTTCACCGTCGGCGCGGATGCGACCCTGGAGTGGCTGCCCCAGGAAACGATTCTCTTCGATGCATCCAGCCTTGCCCGGCGGATAGATGCCGAACTCGGCGCCAATGCCCGGCTGCTGATGCTGGAAAGCATCGTGCTCGGCCGCAAGGCGATGGGCGAAAGGATCGGCACCGTTTTCTTCCGCGACAGCTGGCGCGTCCGCCGCGGCGGCAAGCTCGTCTTTGCCGACGACATCCGCTTCGACGGCGATCCCGCTGACTTCCTGAACGGCAGGGCGACCGGCGGGCAGGCCCTGGCCGTCGCGACGCTGGCGGACTGCGCCCCGGATGCGCAAGACCGTCTGGCACGCGCGCGTTCCTTGCTCGAAAACCTGCCGGCGGAGACGACCCGCGGCGCGGCGAGCAGCTGGAACGGCGTGCTGGTTGCACGTTTCGTCTCCAGCGACAGCCGCGACCTGCGCAACGCCCTGATAAGCTTCTTGACCCGATACCGCTCGGCGGACCTGCCGCGTGTCTGGCACTGTTAG
- a CDS encoding urease subunit gamma — protein MNLTPREKDKLLISMAAMVARRRLERGVKLNYPEAIALVTDYVVEGARDGRTVADLMETGAKVLTRDQVMEGVAEMIHDVQVEATFPDGTKLVTVHDPIR, from the coding sequence ATGAACCTCACCCCGCGTGAAAAAGACAAACTGCTCATTTCCATGGCCGCGATGGTCGCCCGGCGGCGGCTGGAACGGGGCGTGAAGCTGAACTATCCCGAAGCGATCGCGCTGGTGACCGATTATGTCGTCGAAGGGGCCCGCGACGGTCGGACGGTTGCGGATCTGATGGAGACGGGCGCCAAGGTGCTCACCCGCGACCAGGTGATGGAAGGAGTGGCCGAGATGATCCACGACGTTCAGGTGGAAGCGACCTTTCCGGATGGCACCAAGCTCGTCACCGTCCACGACCCGATCCGCTGA